Genomic window (Thermodesulfobacteriota bacterium):
CGAGAAGGGAGTACGTGGACATAAACGAGATATTGAGGAGCGCGGTCGAGTTCAGGCAGTACCAGCTCGAGCTCGAGAACATCGGCGTCGTCATGGACCTCGACAGCGAGCTGCCGAAGACCATGGCCGATTCGACTCAGATCGACCAGGTGTTCACGAACCTCATACTGAACGCCTGCCACGCCATAAGCGGCTCCTCCATTAACGGGGGCACGATCACGATAAAGACGAGAAAGGGGATGAGGGGCGATATCGAAGCCGTCATCTCGGACACGGGGCCCGGCATACATGAAGACGTCGTGCGCAGGATATTCGACCCGTTCTTCACTACGAAGCCCCCCGGCGTAGGGACCGGACTCGGCCTCTCGGTCTCGTACGGGATAATGAAGGAGCACGACGGCGAGATCTCCGTCGAGAGCGAGCCCGGCAGGGGAGCGTCTTTCACCGTGAGGCTCCCCGTGCGCGACTACAGGGACTATCTCCTCACTGAGGAGGAGCCCGAGGCGGCGGAGGAAAAAGAGCCACGGCCCGAGAGGAGAGGGCGGACCGTGCTCGTGGTCGACGACGAGGAGCTCGTCACGAGCCTGATAGGCGGCATCCTAGAGGGCGAGGGGTATGACGCCGACTTCGTTTCCAACGGGGAAGATGCGCTCTCGATGATAAGGGATGGGGCGTACAGCGTCATCATCTGCGACATAAAGATGCCCAACATGAACGGCATGGAGTTTTACAGGCGGGTGAGGGAGACGGACCCGGCACTTGCCGGAAAGATGCTGTTCATGACGGGGGATCCGAGCACCGAGACACTCGATTTCATAATCGGCACCGGCAACAGATACCTGTCGAAGCCGTTCAAGATAGAAGATTTCAAAGAGGCAATGAGAGAGGTCGAGGCTACGTGAGGGAGTAGAGCTTGCGAGGTTCTATGCATGTTGGGGAAAGGCAAAAACTAAATCCACCCTAACCCTCCTTTACAAAGGAGGGAATTAAAAATAACATGCAGAATATATATTTCTTGACTTTGCCGAGAAATGACACCTCTTTTTCGTCATGCTGAACTTGTTTCAGCATCTCATCTTTATCAGCCATTGACTGTCCTTCGACCCTTCGACTTCGCTCAGGACAGGCTCGCAGATCGGTATTGTCCTTACTCCGTTATTCGGCGAAAGCCGAGGAGTGACGGAGCAATTATATATGAGCGCAGATTCTGCGCCTCAGGACGAATGGTGTGGGTTGATGTGATGAGTGTCTGCGTACGCTTTAAATACCGCCATAAACCGCCTAACGGAAGTATAATTGTATGGTTATGAAATACCGAAGGGAGCCTCAATGAAAAACGTTCTCCGCTTCGCGGCGGCTCTCATATTGTTAACGCTTCCGCTCCGGGCGGGTTTTGCCGGAGACTACTCGGTCGAGACCATTGCGAGCGGCGTACTGGGCAGGGAGCCCGGGGTGAAGAACGCCGTCATAAGGTCGGGCGGCGAGTTTGCTGAGGCCGGGGAAGCGCTCGGCATAAAGAGCCCGCTCCCTCCCGTGGATTTCACGAAAAACGCGATCCTCCTGATAGCACCCGGCTATGGGACCGGCGGGATCATAGAGGTTTCGGGCGTGAGCCCCGCCGCGGGCGGCGCGCTCGAGGTCAGGTACAGGATGAGGGCCGAAGGGCCCGCGCCGGCTTCCCCGGGCAAGGCATCCTACCCCTATCTCATGGCGAAGCTGAGCCCTGCCCCGGCTTCAGACGCCCCGGTGAGGTTCATAGACGAGGACTACGTGAACGCGATCTCGTCCGGCACGGGGCTCGGGCAGTTCAGGGAATACACGAACGTGCTCTCGGGCGGGGAGAACGCGCGCATCGCGGAATACCTTCCGCTCGACAAGGGGAACACGTGGACCTACAAGGCGGAAACGAAAAAGGGCCCGTCCGAGGTCACGAACTCGGTCGTTTCGGAGTCGGACGGCTGGTCCGTCTTCGACTCGTTCTTCGGAGTCCCTGGAGTCGGCATGAAGATATCCCGGGGCGGCGAAATATTAATCTCGTCGAAAGGCGGCGTGGGGACGTTCTACGGCCCGGACGTCGTAACGGAATTTCCCGAAGAGCCCGTCACGACCCCTGCGGGCGTGTTCAGTGGAGTGATGGTCGTGACAATGCCCGGGGGAGGGGACTTCTGGTTCAGGGACGTCTACGCGAGGGGGGTCGGACTCATATCGCACGAGCAGAATTCACGGAAGGGACGCGCCGCGTATACGCTCGTCGGCGCGCGCGTCGGAGGGGCCGAGTATCCTTCCTCCCGGAATAGCAGCAGCGGAAAAAACTAAGCGCCCCTTGCACGCACCATATCCTCGGGTCGTTTCCGCCTCCCGATTTTTCAATTTTCTCTTCTCCGGAAAAATTTTTTTCCAGGGACATTATCCCGGCGTTCCGGCACGTTACGCTCCGTTTCTACATAGATACCCTAAATAAAATACAGGCATTACCCGATTGAAATGGCCCCTCCGTTTTCGGATAATTGATTCCCGGATACATATCGACCGCGATTTCGAGAGGGGGACTCTCAGGTTCAGGCGGCAGCAATCACACACCCGCGAAGTATTCGAGTGCGGGTCCCGCAGCGCGGCTCTGGTGCGTACGCGCGGGGAAGGTGCGAGAAACTATTCCGCCCGGACGTCCGGACACATATTCGGAAGCCGGCCCTCGGACGGAAACACGGTCGACGGCCATGACCGCAGGAAGGGAGAGGCTTTTTGACGGAGCTTGCGAAATTCGATCCCGCTCTGGCGATCGAGATACCGAAGGAGCTGTTTGAAGAAGGTTTCATAGTGTTCCGGAACAGGGGGGATTCGATGGAGAAGCTCATCATGGACGGGGCGAGCGTGGTCATAGACATATCGTCGAGGGAGATAATATCGGGCTCGATCTACGCCCTCAGCATACCGAAGGAGGGCTGCATTTTGAGGGAGTGCCATGCGGGTCCGGTGGGGTTACTCCTGAGGCCTTACAACAGGAACTATACGCCCACATTGCTCGGCTGGGGCGAGTTCGACCCTGAGATGGTCGTGGGCAGGGTGTTCTGCAGCGTGATAAACGTGTTCAGGTAGGGGGGCGGGGGGTGCGGGAGGCGGCGTCAGCGCGATTGGGAAGACTCGCGGCATTATGCAGCGATATTAATGAAGCTTTAACATTGCGGATACAAACTATTTTTTGCATGGCGGAGTAATGAAAGACGAGCATGCGGACAGTTGCGGATACGGGAAGCGGGGATATTATATGTATATGCACTGTTTTAAGGACGGGCTGCTGTTCCAGCTTCGCCTCACGCGGACAGGCCGTGCGCCCTATGGAGGATGTCCGCGTGAAGCGGGGCGCTTGCGGCGCATCCGGGCGGCCGGTCCGCGTCAGGCGTTAAGGCAGCCCGCGCCGTATTTCAGCTATCACGGATTGAAGGGAGGATCGAGATGGATCTCATATATGCTGTTTCTGAATTTTCTGACGCCGGGGGAGACTTCAGGGGGGCCTACTGGGGCATGTCGAAGGACGAGGTCAAACGCTCGGAGGGTCTCGTCCCCCTGAGCGAGGGGGAGGGCTACATCACCTACGGGGAGCGGGTAATGGGACTCGACTCCGTGGTGGGCTATCATTTCCGGGACGGCGCGCTGGTCGAGGCGGGATATGCGTTCAGGGAGCCGCTCGGCGGCGGGCGCGTATACATACGCGAATACTCGAAGGTGAAGGGCATGCTCACGGGCTCTTACGGGGAGCCCGCCCTCGACGAGGGAGAGTACAGGGAATGCGGGGATTTTTGCGTGAGATGCTCCGGCGGGGAGTGCAGTGATGCGCGCCCGCTCATATATCTGAGCGAATGGATGACCGGCCGCTCTGTCATAAGGCTAGTCCTCATGGACGGGGAGAGCGGCTACGACTTCGGGCTGCTGCACAGGTCGAGGGAGCACGAGAGGACGTTGAGTTGCCGCGAACATATGGACATGAAGTAATTCCTTAGGCATGAGCAGGAACAACCCGTTCGTGCTGAGCTTGTCGAAGTATGGACGGGTTGGGCTATGGTTGTTGGGAGGGCGGAGGAGGTACAAAAGAGGCGGAGGAGGTACAAAAAAATAGTAGAAACACACTGTGTGTGGATTTCCGAGAAATGCATCCGGGAATGACAAAAATATTCGTAATTAAGGTACACCCCCACCCTTAACCCTGTTTTGTTTTAGGCAACATTGAGCTGGAAGTTAATGTGCCTCTGTGTCGCTGTTCCAGGGCGACTGATTGCACGCTCGCTTGCAATCATCCCTCCAATAGAGGGGGAGGGAAATAAATTTGAAAGACTGGATAGCCATGCGGTGTTTAGCCCCAGTAACGGCGAAGTAGTACAGCTCCTCCCTATGTAAAAACCATTTCCATTTCCGCCGCCCTTATTTTATAGTTCTTGTATAAGAATATTCCAACTTTTCATTCATACCCGGAGGCCGTCGTGACA
Coding sequences:
- a CDS encoding S24/S26 family peptidase translates to MTELAKFDPALAIEIPKELFEEGFIVFRNRGDSMEKLIMDGASVVIDISSREIISGSIYALSIPKEGCILRECHAGPVGLLLRPYNRNYTPTLLGWGEFDPEMVVGRVFCSVINVFR